From the genome of Eremothecium gossypii ATCC 10895 chromosome I, complete sequence:
GGATGCGGTCAAGTGCCAGGAACTGGTGCAAAAGTACAAGGACTGCATGAAAGGCTACGGCTTTGAGGTGTAAGGCGGTGCGCCGCACGGAGGCGAGGCCGCGATATAGCGTACATAGTGGAATACATGCGTGGCCGGATCCGGTAGCCAAGGATTTTTTGGGCGGGCGCAGCGGTGGGAGCACTGCTGACTGCCACGCCGGCATGACGGGCAGCGAGAATCTGGAGACATACGAGGGCCGCGTGGAGCTGGGGATTATCGGTGGGACCGGGCTGTACCAGTTGGGGTGTCTGGAGCCGGTTGCGACGCTTGCGACGGTGGAGACGCCGTGGGGACGGACGTCGTCGCCTGTCACAGTGGGGCGGGTGCGCACCGAGGGTGCGGACGCGTTTTACGTTGCGTTTATAGCGCGGCACGGCGTGGACCATGAGATCCCACCGTCGCGGGTGCCTAACCGTGCCAATGTGGCGTGTTTGAAGCGACTCGGATGCCGGGCGATTTTGTCGTTCAGTGCTGTCGGGTCGTTGCAGCACCAGATAAAGCCTCGCGATTTCGTGTTACCGCAGCAGATCATTGACCGCACGAAGGGTATCCGAGAATCTTCATTCTTCAATGACATAGGACTGGTGGCACACGTTCCTTTCGGAGAGCCGTTTTCGGAGGCGTTTGCCAAGTACATCCACCGCTTCCGCGACGTGCTTGAGAATCCGGACTCCGAGGAGCCTTGTGAACTGCACTTCGACCGGGACACCACTGTGGTGTGCATGGAAGGGCCGCAGTTCTCGACGCGGGCTGAGTCGAAGCTGTACCGGCAGTTTGGGGGCGATGTTATCAACATGAGCGTCCTGCCAGAGGCAAAGCTGGCCCGGGAGTGCGAGATCGCGTACCAGATTGTATGTATGTCGACGGACTATGACGCTTGGCGGGACGAGTTGGAGCCCGTGACAGTAGAGACGGTTGTCGGCAATTTAACCGCCAATGCGCGCAATGCAAATGCGCTGGCGTCGAAAGTGATTGCTGCCATGGCGGCAGAGCGGCCACCTTTCCTGAAGAATGCCGACGGTCTGCATGGTGTAGTACAGATGTCCATCTCAACCAAGCCTAGTGCCATTTCCGAGGAGGGTCAACGGCAGCTAGACTACCTATTTCCCGGTGATGCGTAAGGTATTACCTAGGAGTGACAACTTGCAAGTATCTACGAAATGTAGCACTGGTATCTATTTCTGATCGTGACTCAACTATATCACAATCTTTTTCTTGCACTTGGGGAATCCATCATGTATGCATACTTGCTGCTGGGAATGTACCCCGAGCCTGGCCGATTGGCGGGCTGTGCAGGCGTGGCAAGCTTCTGTGAGACTAGTGACGACGCAGCGGGGAAGAGGCTCTCTCGTCCTCCCCCCGTATACGGTAGCTCAGACTGCACAGTTGGGCTGGGGTGCCCTTTCAAAGAGCGGAGCGGCGTTTGGAGGGACTTGAATAAGAAAGGCTGAGGTTGCGCGGCGTCGGAGGGAAGGATATGTTCCGACATGCTGCCCTTGGAGGAGACACGGTGCAATAAGGGCCGCGGATTCGTCACATCTTCAATTATGGAGTTCCGTGTGTCACTGCTGGCACTGACTCCTAGAAGTTCTTTTTGGCGCTCATTTAGCCCTAAATCGCCCACTGTGATATGCTGTGCCTTCACCAGCAGCATATACAACGAGAGCGCGATATTGATGAGCAGCAACATGTGTATTAGGTGGCTGATGTTCTCAAGGGTCCAGAAGCGGAACCATCCCGAGTCGAGGCGCGCGTGCGGGTTCAGTTTGAAGACGACATTCGCGTAGAAGAAGTGCGACAAAGACTGATAGATAAACCGCCCTGTGCGGCTACTCTGGAGGAAAAGCCCCAGGAACTTGTACACCAGGTTCCATATCAGCAGTGTCCATACATTGGCGATTATCCGCTTGATCTCTTGTTCTTTGTTCACGACGCGTCGCGTAAAGGCCGCTAGTGCCGGATTCTCGTAATTGCCGAGTGGCTTCGCACTGCTGGCATCGCAGCCGCTGCCTACTGTTTCCGCCCTCATTCCTGTCGCCATTCTTGTCGCCATCGCTACTTCTTGCTCTGGCAGTAGATCGTCGTCCTGCGTCGTTGGAGGTAAGACCGGTACATGTACTACCTGTGATTTGGCTGCCTCGATAGGGTCACTATCTACCCTTTCGAACACATTGGCAGCTACTACGCCCGGAGCACGCAGAGGAAACTTATTTACCGTAGGATCTGACAATATTCTTGTGCGATAAAGTTCGGGGGACAGCTTCACAACTTTCTCCCTCATAGATTGAAACTGCTCCCTAGAAATAGGCCGCATAGGCGTCTCGAAAACCTTTCTGGCTGATCCAGATATCCCGCTCATGTCTCCTGGATGTCGATGGTAGCATGACTTTCTATCTGTCCTATACTAAACTGTCGCTTTTGTCTTCTGAAAAATTAGCGCCAGGGAtcagtcacgtgatcaaATACAGACGTTACCGCCAAAGTTTTCTGTTGCCAAACGGCGATGCATTACCCGGCTACCACGCGGCCACAGTTACCCGGCCACGTTACCCGGCCTACTTCTAATGGACACCGAACACGCCAAAACCTCCCTCAAACTCGTAATCCTCTTGTAACACACTAAGAGGTCTACTTGGAGACTCGTTAGATTTGGCGCACTGCAGAAAGACTTGACGCCCGCTACTGCTCATAGAGGCTACAGAGCTGTGCTACCCGCGAGAATAAGCTCAAGAAGAACTATCCATCAGCACCTTCCTCTCTGTTAAGAAAAGTTTTCAAATAGTGACGAAAGGGAATTACCACCGTTGAAAAGTGGATAGACTGTTTCATCGAAGTTACGTGTTCGTGCCAGGGAGCTCTTTTTTCTACCGCTTATCGAACAAGCGCTGGAATAGGAGCAGTTTAGAAATTTCGTAGCTATCAACCGATCGGAGGGAGCGGTCAGTAGCTGGGAGTTGTCACTGTGATAGAGGTCGTCGGGATCATATCCAGACAGCAGTGCGCAGCGGGGTGCTAACTCATATTGGGCGGCATCTGTGACGTCTCAGATTGACGATAGCTGGGCCATCGGTCAGGGCACCAGGTAAAGCTGCTTGCAGTTGCATACAAAGAGAACATAACACGGTCATAGGTATGGGGTTTATTTCTTCTCTTCTATGTTGTTCCGGTTCAAAACAGTCATATAATAAGAGAAGTTCTAGTCC
Proteins encoded in this window:
- the POM34 gene encoding Pom34p (Syntenic homolog of Saccharomyces cerevisiae YLR018C (POM34)); this encodes MSGISGSARKVFETPMRPISREQFQSMREKVVKLSPELYRTRILSDPTVNKFPLRAPGVVAANVFERVDSDPIEAAKSQVVHVPVLPPTTQDDDLLPEQEVAMATRMATGMRAETVGSGCDASSAKPLGNYENPALAAFTRRVVNKEQEIKRIIANVWTLLIWNLVYKFLGLFLQSSRTGRFIYQSLSHFFYANVVFKLNPHARLDSGWFRFWTLENISHLIHMLLLINIALSLYMLLVKAQHITVGDLGLNERQKELLGVSASSDTRNSIIEDVTNPRPLLHRVSSKGSMSEHILPSDAAQPQPFLFKSLQTPLRSLKGHPSPTVQSELPYTGGGRESLFPAASSLVSQKLATPAQPANRPGSGYIPSSKYAYMMDSPSARKRL
- the MEU1 gene encoding S-methyl-5-thioadenosine phosphorylase (Syntenic homolog of Saccharomyces cerevisiae YLR017W (MEU1)), producing the protein MTGSENLETYEGRVELGIIGGTGLYQLGCLEPVATLATVETPWGRTSSPVTVGRVRTEGADAFYVAFIARHGVDHEIPPSRVPNRANVACLKRLGCRAILSFSAVGSLQHQIKPRDFVLPQQIIDRTKGIRESSFFNDIGLVAHVPFGEPFSEAFAKYIHRFRDVLENPDSEEPCELHFDRDTTVVCMEGPQFSTRAESKLYRQFGGDVINMSVLPEAKLARECEIAYQIVCMSTDYDAWRDELEPVTVETVVGNLTANARNANALASKVIAAMAAERPPFLKNADGLHGVVQMSISTKPSAISEEGQRQLDYLFPGDA